The following are encoded in a window of Aerococcus sanguinicola genomic DNA:
- a CDS encoding oligosaccharide flippase family protein: protein MKLLKNIFNVALSNIIGFGTSFIINFLLPAILTVADYGNYREYIMYTSITYLFNYGYNDGIYIKYGGKRLEDLDPLEIRSEHNFIVVYQLCVFALMLTYSLVVKNPILALFSTVTLFDTINMYHQNFLQATGQFATFSRANISKSIFYILTLLVAIFLMRSDNYYLYIVLNILSYLFLTVFYEYRFIKNQGLNFIFSWKKHLGLFRVGFFILFANMSLTFVGLIGSWVTKWWYNIEEFAQYSFQNSVLNVILLIVNAVGMVFYNVIAKRKDQMLLNVIKRACIFLGILSGFAFFIFKWIILTFLAKYEPATTLLSVTFIAIPYIMLSRILVANIYKATVPERQYFRDSVLYAGLSFIFVAGLSFVWHDILTVAMTTTLCYICWFFYTSQIRFTYLKNNWREVLLLVSHAVCFYAVANFMPFVGGALLYLLYLAVVLFFYRDWLFEAKALLVD, encoded by the coding sequence ATGAAATTATTGAAGAATATCTTTAACGTGGCCCTGTCTAACATCATTGGCTTCGGGACGAGTTTTATTATTAACTTCCTCCTGCCGGCCATTCTGACAGTCGCTGACTACGGCAACTACCGCGAATATATCATGTATACTTCAATAACTTACTTGTTTAACTATGGCTATAATGATGGGATCTATATTAAATATGGGGGCAAGCGGTTGGAAGACTTGGACCCGCTGGAGATCCGGTCTGAGCATAACTTTATTGTGGTCTACCAGCTCTGCGTCTTCGCCCTGATGCTGACCTATTCTCTGGTGGTGAAGAATCCTATCTTGGCCCTCTTCTCGACGGTGACCCTCTTCGATACCATCAACATGTACCACCAGAATTTCTTGCAGGCTACGGGACAATTTGCGACCTTCTCGCGGGCCAATATCTCCAAGAGTATCTTCTATATCCTGACCCTCTTGGTGGCCATCTTCCTCATGCGAAGCGACAATTACTATCTCTACATCGTCCTCAATATCCTGTCCTATCTCTTCCTGACGGTCTTCTATGAATACCGCTTTATCAAGAACCAGGGCCTAAACTTTATCTTCTCTTGGAAAAAGCACCTGGGTCTCTTCCGGGTCGGCTTCTTTATCCTCTTTGCTAACATGTCCTTAACCTTTGTTGGCCTGATCGGGAGTTGGGTAACCAAGTGGTGGTACAATATTGAAGAATTTGCCCAGTATTCCTTCCAGAATTCCGTCCTCAATGTGATCCTCTTGATCGTCAATGCGGTGGGTATGGTTTTCTACAATGTTATTGCCAAGCGTAAGGACCAGATGCTCTTGAATGTGATCAAACGAGCCTGTATTTTCTTAGGCATTCTGAGTGGCTTTGCCTTCTTTATCTTCAAGTGGATTATCTTAACCTTCCTGGCTAAGTATGAGCCAGCGACGACCCTCTTGTCAGTTACCTTTATTGCGATTCCCTATATTATGCTCTCGCGGATCTTGGTAGCTAATATTTACAAGGCCACTGTGCCGGAACGCCAGTACTTCCGAGATAGTGTCCTTTATGCGGGCTTATCCTTTATCTTTGTGGCGGGCCTATCCTTTGTCTGGCACGATATCCTAACGGTTGCTATGACGACGACCCTCTGCTATATCTGCTGGTTCTTCTATACCAGCCAGATTCGCTTTACTTATTTGAAAAACAATTGGCGGGAGGTCCTCCTCTTGGTCAGCCATGCCGTCTGCTTCTATGCGGTGGCTAACTTCATGCCCTTTGTGGGGGGCGCCCTGCTTTACCTCCTCTACTTAGCAGTCGTGCTCTTCTTCTACCGGGATTGGCTCTTTGAAGCCAAGGCTCTCTTGGTTGATTAG
- the brnQ gene encoding branched-chain amino acid transport system II carrier protein gives MMNKLSRSQFLQTSIMLFGLFFGAGNLIFPPLLGNQAGSRTWIALVSFAVTAVIFPVLGTIVVGKTEGLSQLANRVGPKFSIIFTTAIYLSIGPGLGIPRAGSVPFEMAVAPYIPEAMSLGLARLIYTLAFFALALWLCLKPNQLVKRVGKYLTPLLLLMILLMFARVMFMPKGVAEPVDAYATSPVVQGFLEGYNTMDAVAALNFGFVISMAIRRFGVQDKKEVAKYTMKSGLLAGLVLFLVYAMLAAIGMVSSQKLAGADNGAFILTQAVQAALGNFGLVFLAGIFTLACLTTCVGLITSGAEYFNQLFKEKLSYRAWVFIWTGFSFLVANFGLNNLLAFSVPVLTVIYPVALVLILMGISQEVVQYGPLSYLVAATVSVALPLVDMLQTTFKVSFPGLTSLVANLPLASQGLGWLVPTLVALLISLACEKVLLPRYASSPVNEWTR, from the coding sequence ATGATGAACAAGTTATCACGAAGTCAATTTTTACAAACTTCTATCATGCTGTTTGGTTTATTTTTTGGGGCTGGGAACTTAATCTTCCCCCCTCTACTCGGTAACCAGGCTGGGAGTCGGACCTGGATTGCCCTGGTCAGTTTTGCGGTGACAGCGGTCATCTTCCCCGTCTTAGGCACTATTGTGGTCGGTAAGACAGAGGGCCTCTCCCAGTTAGCCAACCGTGTCGGGCCTAAGTTTTCCATCATCTTTACCACAGCGATCTACCTATCCATCGGCCCTGGCCTAGGGATTCCCCGGGCTGGTTCTGTCCCCTTCGAGATGGCAGTGGCCCCCTATATCCCGGAAGCCATGAGCCTGGGTCTCGCCCGCCTCATCTATACCCTCGCCTTCTTTGCCTTGGCCCTCTGGCTCTGCCTCAAACCCAACCAATTAGTCAAGCGGGTCGGCAAGTACCTGACGCCCCTGCTCCTCTTAATGATCCTGCTCATGTTCGCCCGGGTCATGTTCATGCCTAAGGGCGTAGCGGAACCCGTCGATGCCTATGCCACAAGTCCTGTCGTCCAAGGTTTCCTCGAAGGCTATAACACCATGGATGCCGTGGCCGCCCTCAACTTCGGCTTTGTCATCTCCATGGCCATCCGCCGCTTTGGCGTCCAAGACAAGAAGGAAGTCGCCAAGTATACCATGAAGTCCGGCCTCCTCGCTGGCCTAGTCCTCTTCCTGGTCTACGCCATGTTAGCCGCTATCGGGATGGTCTCTTCCCAAAAACTGGCTGGAGCAGACAATGGAGCCTTCATCCTGACCCAAGCTGTCCAAGCTGCCTTAGGTAATTTTGGCTTGGTCTTCCTAGCCGGGATCTTCACCCTAGCCTGCCTGACAACCTGTGTCGGCCTCATCACTTCTGGCGCCGAATACTTCAACCAATTATTCAAGGAGAAACTCTCCTACCGGGCCTGGGTTTTTATCTGGACCGGCTTCTCCTTCTTAGTTGCCAACTTCGGTTTAAATAATTTACTGGCCTTCTCTGTCCCTGTTCTGACCGTCATCTATCCGGTTGCCCTCGTCCTTATCCTCATGGGTATCAGCCAGGAAGTCGTCCAATACGGTCCCCTCTCCTACCTCGTAGCGGCTACGGTCTCAGTCGCCCTCCCCTTGGTCGACATGTTGCAGACCACTTTCAAGGTCAGCTTCCCTGGCCTCACTTCACTCGTCGCTAACCTCCCCCTAGCCAGTCAAGGCCTGGGCTGGTTAGTCCCTACCCTAGTCGCCCTCCTCATCAGCCTGGCCTGCGAAAAAGTCCTACTCCCTCGCTATGCCAGCAGCCCAGTTAATGAATGGACCCGTTAA
- a CDS encoding beta-class carbonic anhydrase: MSYFEKFLKTNQAYADLHEDAHLPLHPKTRVAIVTCMDSRLHVAQALGLALGDAHILRNAGGRVTEDTIRSLVISEQQLGTREIVVLHHTDCGAQTFTNEGFAQQLKEDLGVDVKGQDFLPFTDVEDSVREDIALLKASPLIPDDIIISGAVYDVDTGRMHQVD, from the coding sequence ATGTCTTATTTTGAAAAATTCTTAAAAACCAACCAAGCCTATGCCGACCTACACGAAGATGCCCATCTTCCCCTCCACCCCAAGACCCGGGTGGCCATTGTGACCTGCATGGATTCTCGCCTGCATGTGGCCCAAGCATTGGGGCTGGCTCTCGGCGATGCCCATATCCTGCGCAATGCTGGGGGACGCGTCACCGAGGATACGATTCGCTCCTTGGTCATCTCCGAGCAACAATTAGGGACGCGTGAAATTGTAGTCCTCCACCACACGGACTGCGGCGCCCAGACCTTCACCAATGAAGGCTTCGCCCAGCAATTAAAAGAGGACCTCGGCGTCGACGTCAAAGGCCAAGACTTCCTTCCCTTCACCGATGTGGAAGACAGTGTCCGCGAAGACATTGCCCTGCTCAAAGCCTCGCCTCTAATCCCCGATGATATTATCATCTCCGGCGCCGTCTATGACGTAGACACCGGACGCATGCACCAGGTGGATTAG